The following proteins come from a genomic window of Lolium rigidum isolate FL_2022 chromosome 5, APGP_CSIRO_Lrig_0.1, whole genome shotgun sequence:
- the LOC124653642 gene encoding dehydration-responsive element-binding protein 1H-like: MDMTGSEQWSSPSSSPSSHEQGGGATVWTTPPKRQAGRTKFKETRHPVYRGVRRRGNAGRWVCEVRVPGQRGERLWLGTYLTAESAARAHDAAMLALHGRSASTYLNFADSASLLRVPQALTDLADVRRAALAAVVGFLRWEAASGAATVPSDEATSSESAPLSTDNAGGLSATSQPYADGTFEVPAALGSDMFELDMSGEMDLGTYYADLAEGLLLDPPPPEHTSACWDTGDGGADPALWNY, from the coding sequence ATGGACATGACCGGCTCCGAGCAATGGAGTTCCCCTTCTTCGTCGCCGTCCTCTCACGAGCAAGGAGGAGGGGCGACGGTGTGGACGACGCCTCCGAAGCGCCAGGCGGGGCGCACCAAGTTCAAGGAAACGCGGCACCCTGTGTACCGCGGCGTGCGGCGCCGCGGCAACGCCGgacggtgggtgtgcgaggtgcgCGTCCCCGGCCAGCGCGGCGAGCGGCTCTGGCTCGGTACCTACCTCACCGCCGAGTCCGCCGCGCGCGCTCACGACGCCGCCATGCTCGCCCTGCACGGGCGCTCGGCCTCAACGTACCTCAACTTCGCCGACTCCGCGTCGCTCCTCCGCGTGCCGCAGGCGCTGACGGACCTGGCGGACGTCAGGCGCGCTGCCCTCGCCGCCGTCGTGGGCTTCCTGCGCTGGGAGGCCGCCAGCGGCGCTGCAACCGTCCCATCAGACGAGGCCACATCCAGCGAGTCTGCGCCGTTGTCCACGGACAATGCCGGCGGCTTGTCAGCGACCTCACAGCCTTATGCCGATGGGACGTTCGAGGTGCCGGCCGCGCTGGGCAGCGACATGTTCGAGCTGGACATGTCCGGGGAAATGGACCTGGGCACGTACTACGCGGACCTCGCGGAGGGACTCCTGCTGGACCCGCCGCCGCCAGAGCACACCAGCGCGTGCTGGGATACCGGAGATGGCGGAGCTGACCCCGCGCTCTGGAACTACTGA